One Nocardioides oleivorans DNA segment encodes these proteins:
- a CDS encoding oxidoreductase gives MSRDAWTTADIPDLTGRTALVTGPTLGGLGFHTSLELARHGARVVLAGRTPDKLGAAADAIRAEVPGASLETLVVDLADLSSVRSAAGEAAGIGPIHLLVNNAGIMASPYRRTVDGLESQLATNHFGPFLLTGLLLEQLVASGDGRVVTLSSQMHRAARSAPLGDPRERRRYSRWRVYGQTKLANLLFTFELDRRLRRAGLPVQAMAAHPGFAGTHLVVNGQLSSTQGRVASIMDAAVRAVSQPAHAGAWPTLMAATDDLPGGTYVGPGGPGQGSGAPRIVGSTPLARDEMAQRRLWETSEQTVGLAWP, from the coding sequence GTGAGCCGTGACGCCTGGACGACCGCCGACATCCCGGACCTCACCGGTCGCACCGCGCTCGTCACCGGACCGACGCTCGGCGGGCTCGGCTTCCACACCTCCCTCGAGCTCGCCCGTCACGGTGCACGCGTCGTGCTCGCAGGACGTACGCCGGACAAGCTGGGCGCCGCGGCCGACGCCATCCGCGCCGAGGTGCCGGGCGCCTCGCTCGAGACCCTCGTCGTCGACCTCGCCGACCTCTCGTCGGTCCGCTCGGCCGCCGGGGAGGCGGCCGGGATCGGACCGATCCACCTGCTCGTCAACAACGCCGGCATCATGGCCAGCCCCTACCGGCGGACCGTCGACGGGCTCGAGTCGCAGCTGGCGACCAACCACTTCGGGCCGTTCCTGCTGACCGGTCTGCTGCTCGAGCAGCTCGTCGCGTCGGGCGACGGGCGGGTCGTCACCCTCTCCTCCCAGATGCACCGCGCGGCGCGCTCGGCCCCGCTCGGTGACCCGCGCGAGCGTCGCCGCTACAGCCGGTGGCGGGTCTACGGCCAGACCAAGCTGGCCAACCTGCTCTTCACCTTCGAGCTCGACCGTCGGCTGCGTCGGGCCGGCCTGCCGGTGCAGGCGATGGCAGCGCACCCGGGCTTCGCCGGCACCCACCTCGTCGTCAACGGTCAGCTCTCGTCCACGCAGGGTCGGGTCGCCTCGATCATGGACGCCGCCGTGCGGGCGGTCTCGCAGCCGGCGCACGCCGGCGCCTGGCCGACGCTGATGGCCGCGACCGACGACCTGCCCGGCGGGACGTACGTCGGTCCCGGCGGTCCCGGTCAGGGCAGCGGGGCGCCCCGGATCGTCGGCAGCACCCCGCTCGCCCGCGACGAGATGGCCCAGCGCCGGCTCTGGGAGACGAGCGAGCAGACGGTCGGCCTCGCCTGGCCCTGA
- a CDS encoding maleylpyruvate isomerase family mycothiol-dependent enzyme produces the protein MSDQERLASYVAVWWEAVDDFTRLLEEVGDDQWSQATDLPGWDVQAVAAHTAHLESLLAGRPHDDVEIGEAPHAHGTMGQFTEQGVVARRQAATDALITEIRESTTARHTQLLADPPTDAAAPAPAVFGAIGWSTGLLLRNRPLDVWMHEQDIRRALDLPGNLDNAPALHSVDYLLESLPFIVGKKAQAPEGSVVRLEVEGHAPAVAVVGEDGRGRPGSDHDEPSATLAMDRETFVVLAGGRRGADPDGVRITGDTDLGERVVAAMGVTP, from the coding sequence ATGAGTGATCAGGAGCGCCTCGCGTCCTACGTCGCGGTGTGGTGGGAGGCGGTCGACGACTTCACCCGACTGCTCGAGGAGGTGGGCGACGACCAGTGGTCCCAGGCGACCGACCTGCCGGGCTGGGACGTCCAGGCGGTCGCGGCGCACACCGCGCACCTCGAGTCGCTGCTCGCCGGCCGGCCCCACGACGACGTCGAGATCGGCGAGGCGCCGCACGCCCACGGGACGATGGGCCAGTTCACCGAGCAGGGCGTCGTGGCCCGGCGGCAGGCGGCGACCGACGCGCTCATCACCGAGATCCGCGAGTCGACCACCGCCCGCCACACCCAGCTGCTCGCCGATCCCCCGACGGACGCCGCCGCCCCCGCCCCGGCGGTCTTCGGAGCGATCGGCTGGAGCACGGGCCTGCTGCTGCGCAACCGACCGCTCGACGTGTGGATGCACGAGCAGGACATCCGTCGCGCGCTCGACCTGCCCGGCAACCTCGACAACGCGCCCGCACTGCACTCGGTCGACTACCTGCTGGAGAGCCTGCCCTTCATCGTCGGGAAGAAGGCGCAGGCGCCGGAGGGCAGCGTCGTACGCCTCGAGGTGGAGGGGCACGCACCGGCCGTCGCCGTGGTCGGCGAGGACGGACGAGGGCGCCCGGGCAGCGACCACGACGAGCCGTCGGCGACCCTGGCGATGGACCGCGAGACCTTCGTCGTGCTGGCGGGTGGCCGCCGCGGCGCCGACCCCGACGGCGTACGCATCACGGGCGACACCGACCTCGGCGAGCGCGTGGTCGCCGCGATGGGCGTCACGCCGTGA
- a CDS encoding carboxypeptidase regulatory-like domain-containing protein yields the protein MSSRLRRPAVALLATTLSLSVLGLAPAAHAADGSISGHITTGGVDLTDGVYVSVFTLDGDQTVGEEAYPDEDGNYVVEGVAPGTYVVTFQVPDGTYVYEAYNDATQFEDADPVTVASGESVTGIDADMALSGQITGVVESSAGPLADASVGVYAEVSLPGGGTDWDYVDGASTNDLGSYEVEGLEAGSYLVDFSADGYQTEYFDDAATIDDAALVEVEGGEATPDIDAVLAEDATISGTVTGAEGQPLPGTYVIAYADRDFQDPADITQADTDGGYTLDGLRAAGYVVYFSYEDDSTQTYLDEYYDNVGEEEDATVLGLAAGDDEVGIDAQLIAGEHVPVELPYVVNVTEPTISGTPYVGATLTANPGTWTPTPTSYEYYWFAGNDFVQGGTSATYVPTAADLGKVIGVLVEAYADGHDNGYAGSAGTAPVTLAPVPVPPVATPTPTPAVAPEAALTSILKSLDVKGAPKVGSTVKLTGLDASFRTAVKYKLQWYAGSKAIKKATKSKLKITSAMKGKKISVKVTATAAGAKVTKKLILGKAR from the coding sequence ATGTCTTCACGCCTGCGTCGGCCCGCCGTCGCACTCCTGGCGACGACGCTGTCCCTCAGCGTCCTCGGCCTCGCACCCGCGGCCCATGCTGCGGACGGCTCCATCTCCGGCCACATCACCACCGGTGGGGTCGACCTCACCGACGGCGTCTACGTCTCGGTGTTCACGCTCGATGGCGACCAGACGGTAGGCGAGGAGGCCTACCCCGACGAGGACGGCAACTACGTCGTGGAGGGCGTCGCACCCGGCACCTACGTCGTGACCTTCCAGGTCCCGGACGGGACCTACGTCTACGAGGCCTACAACGACGCCACGCAGTTCGAGGACGCCGACCCCGTCACCGTCGCCAGCGGTGAGTCGGTCACGGGCATCGATGCCGACATGGCCCTGTCCGGACAGATCACCGGCGTGGTCGAGTCCAGCGCCGGCCCCTTGGCCGATGCGTCCGTGGGCGTCTACGCCGAGGTGTCGCTGCCGGGTGGCGGCACCGACTGGGACTACGTGGACGGGGCCTCCACCAACGACCTCGGCTCCTACGAGGTCGAGGGGCTCGAGGCCGGCTCGTACCTCGTCGACTTCAGCGCCGACGGCTACCAGACCGAGTACTTCGACGACGCCGCCACGATCGATGACGCCGCCCTCGTCGAGGTGGAAGGTGGCGAGGCCACCCCGGACATCGACGCCGTGCTCGCCGAGGACGCCACGATCAGCGGCACCGTCACCGGCGCCGAGGGCCAGCCCCTGCCCGGGACCTACGTCATCGCCTACGCGGACCGCGACTTCCAGGACCCCGCCGACATCACCCAGGCCGACACCGACGGTGGATACACGCTCGACGGCCTGCGGGCTGCCGGCTACGTCGTGTACTTCAGCTACGAGGACGACTCGACCCAGACCTACCTCGACGAGTACTACGACAACGTCGGCGAGGAGGAGGACGCCACCGTCCTCGGCCTCGCCGCCGGTGACGACGAGGTCGGCATCGACGCCCAGCTGATCGCGGGCGAGCACGTCCCGGTCGAGCTCCCCTACGTCGTCAACGTGACCGAGCCGACCATCTCCGGCACTCCGTACGTGGGCGCGACTCTCACCGCCAACCCGGGGACCTGGACGCCCACGCCCACCAGCTACGAGTACTACTGGTTCGCCGGCAACGACTTCGTGCAGGGCGGCACGTCCGCGACCTACGTCCCGACCGCTGCCGATCTCGGCAAGGTGATCGGGGTGCTGGTCGAGGCGTACGCCGACGGTCACGACAACGGCTACGCCGGCTCGGCCGGCACGGCACCCGTCACCCTGGCGCCGGTCCCGGTGCCGCCGGTCGCGACGCCGACGCCGACCCCGGCCGTCGCCCCTGAGGCCGCCCTCACCTCGATCCTCAAGAGCCTCGACGTCAAGGGTGCCCCCAAGGTCGGCAGCACGGTCAAGCTCACCGGGCTCGACGCGTCCTTCCGGACCGCGGTGAAGTACAAGCTCCAGTGGTACGCCGGCTCCAAGGCGATCAAGAAGGCCACGAAGTCCAAGCTGAAGATCACCTCGGCGATGAAGGGCAAGAAGATCTCGGTCAAGGTCACCGCGACCGCCGCCGGGGCCAAGGTCACGAAGAAGCTGATCCTCGGCAAGGCGCGCTGA
- a CDS encoding response regulator transcription factor: protein MIKLLLADDQALVRGALAALLDLESDLEVVAQVGRGDEVVEAARASGAEVCLLDIEMPGLNGIDAAAAVRRDLPEVRSLIVTTFGRPGYVRRAIEAGASGFVVKDTPARQLADAVRRVHSGLRVIDPDLAAESLIDGPSPLTGRERELLTYALDGAPVATIAARVHLSEGTVRNHLSAAIGKTGATTRSEAARIAQDRGWL from the coding sequence GTGATCAAGCTGCTCCTCGCCGACGACCAGGCCCTCGTCCGCGGCGCCCTCGCCGCGCTGCTCGACCTCGAGTCCGACCTCGAGGTCGTGGCCCAGGTCGGTCGAGGCGACGAGGTGGTCGAGGCGGCGCGAGCGTCCGGCGCCGAGGTCTGCCTGCTCGACATCGAGATGCCGGGGCTCAACGGCATCGACGCCGCGGCCGCCGTGCGCCGGGACCTTCCCGAGGTGCGCTCACTCATCGTGACGACCTTCGGCCGGCCGGGCTACGTGCGCCGGGCGATCGAGGCCGGCGCCTCCGGCTTCGTCGTGAAGGACACTCCCGCTCGGCAGCTCGCCGACGCCGTGCGCCGCGTGCACTCCGGGCTCCGGGTCATCGACCCCGACCTCGCCGCGGAGTCGCTCATCGATGGCCCGAGCCCGCTCACCGGCCGCGAGCGCGAGCTGCTGACGTACGCCCTCGACGGTGCACCCGTCGCGACCATCGCCGCGCGGGTGCACCTGTCGGAGGGCACCGTGCGCAACCACCTGTCTGCCGCGATCGGGAAGACCGGGGCGACCACGCGCAGCGAGGCCGCGCGCATCGCCCAGGACCGCGGCTGGCTCTAG
- a CDS encoding sensor histidine kinase — protein sequence MTSTSGGAELPVNPWEKWGWAFASIWLVFLFFPISSALAADVSPLATGVTLLLIAGFAVANVLGYSGRVSPWLALGAMVLIGAATMPVIGVGVLSYTPYLSMLSALELPAPAWRWSVAFWSVVPLVSLLDIDGFPTFFFLVLWPVMLGGVMLRIFGERERVVEVARSEYAMVAERERVARDVHDVLGHSLTALSVKAELAARLVDVDPARAKEELESIQATARQALAEVRATVGGLRAGNLEAELLAAPRVLADAGVTTTVDGDVADTDPRHRALLAWVLRESVTNVIRHARAGRVVIELGPHGIAVVDDGSGCSGLEGNGLRGMRERVAGAGGTLTITPASPGTRVEVGLP from the coding sequence GTGACCAGCACGTCCGGCGGCGCCGAGCTCCCCGTCAACCCCTGGGAGAAGTGGGGGTGGGCGTTCGCGTCGATCTGGCTCGTCTTCCTGTTCTTCCCCATCAGCTCGGCCCTCGCCGCCGACGTCTCACCGCTCGCCACCGGTGTGACCCTGCTGCTCATCGCCGGGTTCGCCGTTGCGAACGTCCTGGGCTACAGCGGCAGGGTCTCCCCCTGGCTGGCGCTGGGCGCCATGGTGCTGATCGGCGCTGCCACGATGCCGGTGATCGGGGTCGGCGTCCTCTCCTACACCCCCTACCTCTCGATGCTCTCGGCGCTCGAGCTCCCGGCCCCCGCATGGCGATGGTCCGTCGCCTTCTGGAGCGTCGTGCCGCTCGTCTCCCTGCTGGACATCGACGGCTTCCCGACCTTCTTCTTCCTGGTGCTCTGGCCGGTGATGCTCGGCGGGGTGATGCTGCGCATCTTCGGCGAGCGGGAGCGGGTCGTCGAGGTGGCCCGCAGCGAGTACGCCATGGTGGCGGAGCGGGAGCGCGTCGCGCGCGACGTGCACGACGTCCTCGGCCACTCCCTCACCGCGCTGTCGGTGAAGGCCGAGCTCGCCGCCCGCCTCGTCGACGTCGACCCGGCTCGCGCGAAGGAGGAGCTGGAGTCGATCCAGGCCACGGCACGCCAGGCGCTCGCCGAGGTCCGCGCGACCGTGGGTGGCCTGCGGGCCGGCAACCTCGAGGCCGAGCTCCTCGCCGCGCCTCGCGTGCTCGCCGACGCCGGCGTCACCACGACCGTCGACGGTGACGTCGCCGACACCGATCCGCGGCACCGCGCGCTGCTGGCCTGGGTGCTGCGCGAGTCGGTCACCAACGTCATACGGCACGCGCGGGCCGGTCGCGTCGTCATCGAGCTCGGCCCCCACGGCATCGCCGTCGTCGACGACGGTTCCGGCTGCTCCGGCCTGGAGGGCAACGGCCTGCGCGGCATGCGCGAGCGCGTCGCCGGGGCCGGCGGCACGCTCACCATCACGCCGGCCTCGCCCGGCACCCGAGTGGAAGTAGGGCTCCCGTGA
- a CDS encoding ABC transporter permease, translated as MSTTPDTMTAATTAATTTRASTAPRPDMATYARLDLRRQLRDRMAMFFIVGLPMFMYLVFGLGSDDRVGSGNVAMYIMISMACYGAVTATTGIAGSAATEQMMGWGRQLGLTPMRPLAFVAAKAGIAMVVAAMPVTLIFAIGALTGARGDWSDWLLGGAIVWAGSALFAIYGLAVSLLFRGSNAPGIASGFIVVMAFLGGLFTPMSGLMLDIGRFTPLYGYAALARFPLTGGELPLGGSDPLWLPVANVLAWIVIFSLLATWGVRRSRART; from the coding sequence ATGAGCACCACGCCCGACACCATGACCGCGGCCACGACCGCCGCCACCACCACCCGGGCCAGCACCGCGCCACGACCCGACATGGCGACGTACGCCCGGCTCGACCTGCGTCGCCAGCTGCGCGACCGGATGGCGATGTTCTTCATCGTCGGCCTGCCGATGTTCATGTACCTCGTGTTCGGCCTCGGCTCCGACGACAGGGTCGGCAGCGGCAACGTCGCGATGTACATCATGATCTCGATGGCCTGCTACGGCGCCGTCACCGCGACCACCGGCATCGCCGGCAGCGCCGCGACCGAGCAGATGATGGGCTGGGGCCGCCAGCTCGGCCTGACCCCGATGCGCCCGCTCGCGTTCGTGGCTGCCAAGGCGGGCATCGCCATGGTCGTCGCGGCCATGCCGGTCACCCTGATCTTCGCCATCGGCGCGCTCACCGGAGCGCGCGGCGACTGGAGCGACTGGCTGCTCGGCGGTGCGATCGTCTGGGCCGGATCCGCGCTCTTCGCGATCTACGGCCTCGCGGTCAGCCTGCTCTTCCGCGGCTCCAACGCACCCGGCATCGCCTCGGGGTTCATCGTGGTGATGGCGTTCCTCGGCGGCCTGTTCACGCCGATGAGCGGCCTGATGCTCGACATCGGCCGCTTCACCCCGCTCTACGGGTACGCCGCGCTGGCCCGCTTCCCGCTCACCGGCGGCGAGCTCCCGCTCGGCGGCAGCGACCCGCTGTGGCTCCCGGTCGCTAACGTGCTCGCGTGGATCGTGATCTTCTCGCTGCTGGCGACCTGGGGAGTACGCCGGAGCCGGGCGCGGACGTGA